In Bradyrhizobium sp. WD16, the genomic stretch CCAGTTCGATGATCTTCTTGTTGTAGACGTCGTTCAGCATGGTGGCCGGTCTTGGCTATCGGGGGCGGGTGACGCCCTTGGCGGCTCCCGGTCCCTGTCATATATCTACCCTTGACCATATATGGACGGGACCGCAGGAATAAACCCGCTGCTCCCGAAAGTCGTCGTTATCCCGGGTCGGACCGCTTGTGCGGTTGCGTCAGGGTAGGGCCGGACGGTCCGACGAACCATGGATCAGCCACCGATCGAGCATCGATCCGTGGTCGATCCCTGGGCCGCGATTGATCGAGTTCTCGACCGGTCGTGGTTCGGAGTGGTGGAACGGAGAGCTGAATGGACGCGATTATCAAGCAGCTGCGGACCCCGTCGGAGATCCCGGCTTCGGAATTCCAGGCTTCTGCCATTCAGGCCGACCTGCCACGCCCCTCGCGCGAGGAGGCCGAACTCGCGGTGAAGACGCTGCTTGCCTATATCGGCGAGAATCCTGCCCGCGAAGGCCTGCTCGACACCCCGCGTCGGGTGGTCGAGGCCTATGACGAACTGTTTCAGGGGTATCATCTCTGCCCCGCCGAGGTGTTGAACCGGACCTTCGGCGAGACTGCCGGATATGACGATTTCGTGCTGGTGCGGGACATCCCCTTCACCTCCCATTGCGAGCATCACGTGATGCCGTTCTACGGCAAGGCGCATGTCGCCTATACGCCCGTGGAGCGGGTGGTCGGCCTGTCCAAGCTTGCGCGTCTCGTTGATATCTTCGCCCATCGCTTGCAGACCCAGGAGCATCTCACCGCGCAGATCGCCGGTGCGATCGACACCGTGCTCAAGCCGCGCGGCGTGGCGGTGCTGGTCGAAGCAGAACACACCTGCATGTCGGTGCGCGGCGTCGCCAAGCATGGCGCCTCGACGCTGACGACGCGCTTTACCGGCGTGTTCCGCAATAATCCCGACGACCAGAATCGTTTCCTGAACCTGGTTCGCGACAAGCGCTAATGTGGTGGATCTGACGCTCGTTTCAGCATTGCAGCGAGCTCTTCATACGAGCGTCAGATCCAAAACCGCACTAGAATCATAATGCTAGTGTCCCTTTGTTTCCAACGTTCGTATGAGCGCCTGCTGGAAAGGAAACAAAAACCTAGAGCCGCCGCTCCGTTTCCATCGAAGTTCGTGGAAGCGGTCACCAGTTTCGGCGGCGCTGCGGCCGCTTCGCCATTCTTTTATTTCGCAGCCTTTTGCTTCGCAGCGTCGCGCAATCCGCGCCGCTGATGCCTTTGAGGGAGAGCCGTGAGCGCGACATCATCGGAGATCGAGGAAGGCCTGGTACTGCAGCCCAAGTTCGACGCGGCCGGTCTTCTGACTTGCGTCACCACCGACGCCGCCACCGGCGAGGTGCTGATGGTGGCGCACATGAATCGGGACGCCCTGGACAAGACCATCTCCAGCGGCGAGGCTTGGTATTACAGCCGGTCGCGCCAGGCTCTGTGGCGCAAGGGTGAAAGCTCCGGCCATGTACAGAAGGTCATCGAGATGCGGGTCGA encodes the following:
- the hisI gene encoding phosphoribosyl-AMP cyclohydrolase, whose translation is MSATSSEIEEGLVLQPKFDAAGLLTCVTTDAATGEVLMVAHMNRDALDKTISSGEAWYYSRSRQALWRKGESSGHVQKVIEMRVDCDQDAVWIRVEQHGAACHTGRRSCFYRAVSHRDGADGAALAFVSAERLFDPAQVYRKA
- the folE gene encoding GTP cyclohydrolase I FolE translates to MDAIIKQLRTPSEIPASEFQASAIQADLPRPSREEAELAVKTLLAYIGENPAREGLLDTPRRVVEAYDELFQGYHLCPAEVLNRTFGETAGYDDFVLVRDIPFTSHCEHHVMPFYGKAHVAYTPVERVVGLSKLARLVDIFAHRLQTQEHLTAQIAGAIDTVLKPRGVAVLVEAEHTCMSVRGVAKHGASTLTTRFTGVFRNNPDDQNRFLNLVRDKR